The Allorhodopirellula heiligendammensis genome includes a window with the following:
- a CDS encoding YHYH protein, which produces MMHNRLLPGTMVLLTLFNSTSQLSAHEGGHHDDSDAPTASRTWSIIDSSEHLHGSFMSAKGGQVHIQTDAGKLTRIAINRLSTADRTWIETRLNALRTLNQQPGVRLAMKPALIQPDTQIHPDSQGTTIANAMPAIGQHFKPFGKLLQLRWDNDFLYVGSNGLPEHPMMIGIRAWQQQVPLPQKYLRENAWRIPLHPVPAKTPMSTKNDFLRGAIALAVNGVPIFNPLNNRGDDAYLFGELDEYGGHCGRADDYHYHIAPTHLEATAGKNAPIAYALDGYPIFGYQDEKAAEFAPLDNLGGHQDESGNYHYHAQKTYPYLNGGFYGEVTRRDGQVDPQPRADPIRPDLRPLRDARITGFTSTENRFELQYNVAGNQGVINYIVHDDGAVDFTFQEPSGKTRTASYRSDMGKPFLPQSAEWTSSLNIGDDAADAMPLLKVTSPAFGAGDELPGEFTGDGLGQSPPIAWTKGPPGTQAYAINLWHTPESGDVKSYWVLYDIPADITSLPQNVRGTGTPGTNDKGHLAYDPMRSKGPGVKQYHLTVFALSESLGPASTPLTRNELLERISGITLAQGTLNFQYTRNRTNTMQHFVGAILLVVTAFALWRCARWFSQREQTHERASNSAQAN; this is translated from the coding sequence ATGATGCACAACCGCCTGCTGCCCGGAACCATGGTGCTGCTGACGCTGTTCAATTCAACATCGCAACTGTCTGCACATGAAGGTGGACACCATGATGACTCGGATGCACCCACTGCGTCTCGAACATGGTCGATCATTGATAGCAGCGAGCACTTGCATGGGTCTTTCATGTCCGCGAAAGGGGGTCAAGTTCACATTCAAACCGATGCTGGAAAGCTCACACGCATCGCGATCAATCGCCTCAGCACTGCCGACCGAACCTGGATCGAAACTCGCCTAAATGCCCTGAGAACTCTCAATCAGCAGCCCGGCGTACGGCTCGCCATGAAGCCCGCATTGATTCAGCCCGACACTCAAATTCACCCTGATAGCCAAGGCACCACGATAGCGAATGCGATGCCAGCGATCGGCCAGCACTTCAAACCTTTCGGGAAACTGCTGCAACTTCGATGGGACAATGATTTTTTATACGTTGGATCCAATGGACTGCCCGAACACCCCATGATGATCGGCATTCGAGCTTGGCAACAACAGGTCCCCCTCCCACAAAAATACCTGAGGGAGAACGCATGGCGCATTCCATTGCACCCGGTGCCTGCGAAGACCCCAATGTCGACCAAGAATGACTTCCTGCGTGGAGCCATTGCGTTAGCAGTCAATGGTGTGCCGATTTTCAATCCGCTCAATAACCGCGGTGACGATGCATACCTGTTCGGCGAACTGGATGAATACGGCGGCCACTGCGGCCGCGCCGACGATTACCACTACCACATCGCTCCCACTCACCTCGAAGCGACCGCAGGAAAAAATGCCCCGATCGCGTACGCGCTCGACGGCTATCCGATCTTCGGGTACCAAGATGAGAAAGCTGCCGAGTTCGCACCGCTCGACAACCTGGGCGGACATCAGGACGAATCAGGGAACTATCACTATCATGCGCAGAAAACCTATCCTTATTTGAATGGCGGGTTTTATGGCGAAGTGACGCGGCGAGACGGACAGGTGGATCCGCAGCCCCGCGCCGATCCGATTCGACCCGACCTACGTCCCCTTCGCGATGCCCGCATTACCGGCTTCACAAGCACTGAAAATCGGTTCGAACTGCAATATAACGTCGCAGGCAACCAAGGCGTAATCAACTATATTGTGCACGACGACGGCGCAGTGGACTTCACATTCCAGGAACCCTCCGGCAAAACACGCACCGCATCCTATCGCAGCGACATGGGCAAGCCCTTCTTGCCACAATCCGCTGAATGGACAAGCAGCCTAAATATCGGCGACGACGCCGCTGACGCGATGCCTCTCTTGAAAGTCACCAGCCCCGCGTTCGGAGCAGGTGATGAACTGCCAGGGGAATTCACTGGCGATGGCTTAGGCCAATCACCACCAATTGCATGGACCAAGGGGCCTCCAGGCACGCAGGCGTATGCAATCAATCTTTGGCACACGCCTGAATCGGGCGACGTCAAATCGTACTGGGTGCTCTACGACATCCCCGCCGACATCACCAGTTTGCCGCAGAACGTTCGCGGAACCGGGACGCCAGGCACGAACGATAAGGGACATCTCGCTTACGATCCGATGCGATCGAAAGGCCCCGGTGTGAAGCAATACCATCTCACGGTCTTCGCCTTATCGGAATCGCTAGGCCCCGCGTCCACGCCGCTCACCCGAAACGAACTGCTGGAACGCATATCGGGAATCACGCTGGCTCAAGGCACACTGAACTTTCAATACACGCGAAACCGAACCAATACGATGCAGCATTTTGTCGGCGCGATTCTCTTGGTAGTTACTGCGTTCGCACTGTGGCGATGTGCGCGTTGGTTCAGCCAGCGAGAACAGACTCATGAGCGTGCCTCGAATTCGGCACAAGCGAATTGA
- a CDS encoding P-II family nitrogen regulator, which translates to MILIEAIIQPIRLSTVRAALEQAGFGETMTGDATGYGRQRGQVATFRGNEYRIDLLRKVILSLVVHDDDVDEVIAIIRAAAKTGAAGEIGDGKIFTIPVTDAITIG; encoded by the coding sequence ATGATACTGATTGAAGCAATCATCCAGCCGATCCGGTTGTCCACGGTCCGTGCGGCACTGGAGCAAGCTGGATTCGGTGAAACGATGACCGGTGATGCGACCGGTTACGGTCGTCAACGAGGGCAAGTCGCCACGTTTCGCGGCAATGAATATCGCATCGACCTGCTGCGTAAGGTGATTTTGAGCTTGGTCGTCCATGACGACGACGTTGACGAAGTCATCGCAATTATCCGCGCTGCGGCGAAGACGGGCGCCGCCGGTGAAATCGGGGATGGGAAAATCTTTACGATCCCGGTCACCGACGCGATCACTATCGGCTGA
- a CDS encoding NADH:ubiquinone reductase (Na(+)-transporting) subunit B, whose amino-acid sequence MKPLRDAFDRVHPYFAKGGILEKAYPVYESIDTFLFTPGETTRGRTHVRDGIDLKRMMITVVMALIPVTLFGMWNAGYQANSAIVQMTEADVPIEYDWHHTVHTALGLGHDPSSFVDNFVYGAIFFIPIYVVTMFVGGHIEMVFSVLRGHEINEGFLVTGLLFPLTLPPNIPLWQVALGISFGVIVAKEVFGGTGRNFLNVALASRAFLYFSYAASISGDKVWTAVDGFSGATALGQMAVAEGGAIESLEHVKYVWGETGSITWMDSFLGTIQGCFGETSTLLCIVGALILIAAGIGSWRIMLSVILGVIGTSLLLNMIGSKNNPMFEIPFHWHLVIGGLAFGLVFMATDPVSASMTNTGKWFYGILIGFMTVLIRVINPAFPEGIMLAILFGNVFAPLIDYFVVQANVRRRVARYAS is encoded by the coding sequence ATGAAACCACTGCGTGACGCTTTTGATCGCGTTCACCCCTACTTTGCGAAGGGGGGGATCTTAGAAAAAGCCTACCCTGTCTACGAATCGATTGATACGTTTTTGTTCACGCCTGGTGAAACCACCCGGGGTCGAACGCACGTTCGCGATGGCATCGATTTGAAACGCATGATGATCACGGTCGTCATGGCTTTGATTCCGGTGACTTTGTTTGGGATGTGGAATGCGGGCTATCAAGCCAACTCGGCTATCGTGCAAATGACCGAAGCGGATGTACCGATCGAATATGATTGGCATCACACGGTGCATACAGCCTTAGGGCTGGGGCATGATCCGAGTAGCTTCGTTGACAATTTTGTTTACGGGGCGATCTTCTTTATCCCGATTTACGTTGTCACCATGTTTGTTGGCGGTCATATCGAGATGGTATTCTCGGTGCTGCGGGGGCATGAGATCAACGAAGGCTTCTTGGTAACCGGGCTATTGTTCCCACTGACTCTGCCGCCCAATATTCCTTTGTGGCAGGTAGCTCTGGGGATCTCCTTTGGAGTGATTGTCGCGAAAGAGGTGTTCGGCGGTACCGGGCGTAACTTCCTGAATGTGGCGTTGGCGTCGCGAGCGTTCCTGTATTTCTCGTACGCTGCGAGTATCAGTGGTGACAAGGTGTGGACAGCGGTTGACGGTTTCAGTGGCGCGACGGCGTTGGGTCAAATGGCTGTCGCAGAGGGCGGTGCCATCGAATCGCTCGAACACGTCAAGTATGTGTGGGGCGAGACTGGCTCGATCACGTGGATGGACTCATTCCTGGGCACGATTCAAGGTTGCTTTGGTGAGACCAGCACGCTGTTGTGTATTGTCGGTGCGTTGATCTTAATTGCCGCGGGAATTGGCTCGTGGCGGATCATGTTGAGTGTGATTCTCGGAGTGATCGGTACCAGTCTGCTGCTCAATATGATCGGTAGTAAGAACAATCCGATGTTTGAAATTCCGTTCCACTGGCACCTTGTGATCGGCGGTCTGGCATTTGGACTTGTCTTCATGGCGACCGACCCGGTCAGCGCTTCGATGACCAACACCGGTAAATGGTTTTATGGCATTTTGATCGGATTCATGACCGTATTGATCCGCGTCATTAATCCCGCCTTCCCGGAGGGCATCATGTTGGCGATTTTGTTCGGCAACGTGTTTGCTCCCCTGATTGATTATTTCGTCGTCCAAGCCAACGTCCGCCGGAGGGTTGCTCGCTATGCTAGCTAA
- a CDS encoding sigma-70 family RNA polymerase sigma factor — translation MGMHVDETTRQATRQWALAQPAVSAFITSVVRDFRDRDDVLQDVAVAVIESFNSYDPDYPFVAWAIGVARNQVRLYLRGRRRDRLVFDDETVAALAMAVTEVMPEATPQMDYLHDCIDLVEGRASLLLELRYRNDLKPAAIADQVGMTANSVAKALQRVREHLKNCIDQKHAEAGIP, via the coding sequence ATGGGGATGCATGTGGACGAAACAACTCGGCAGGCGACGCGGCAGTGGGCACTCGCTCAACCGGCGGTTTCAGCGTTCATTACATCGGTCGTTCGCGATTTTCGAGATCGCGACGATGTGCTCCAAGATGTTGCTGTGGCCGTGATCGAGTCTTTCAATTCCTACGATCCCGACTATCCCTTTGTCGCCTGGGCAATCGGCGTTGCCCGCAACCAAGTTAGACTTTACTTGCGCGGTCGACGGCGAGATCGGCTGGTGTTCGATGATGAAACCGTGGCTGCTCTCGCGATGGCCGTTACTGAAGTGATGCCCGAGGCCACGCCACAAATGGATTATTTGCACGACTGCATCGATTTAGTGGAAGGGCGGGCAAGCTTGCTGCTTGAACTTCGCTATCGAAATGACCTGAAGCCAGCCGCGATTGCGGATCAAGTCGGCATGACCGCGAACTCCGTCGCCAAAGCGTTGCAGCGAGTGCGGGAGCATTTGAAGAACTGTATTGATCAAAAGCACGCGGAGGCTGGTATTCCATGA
- a CDS encoding Na(+)-translocating NADH-quinone reductase subunit A, whose product MPASPRRTVIKQGLDLPILGCPEQRVEVGPLVRSVALLGNDYVGMKPTMLVAPGDRVALGQPLFEDKKTPGVIYTSPGAGTVGDVIRGAKRKFEAVTIQLDGDDAVTFEDAREKDPVSLGGEGVQSVLVASGLWPALRTRPFGKVPEIGSKPSSIFVTAIDTNPLAGDPAVVLSERKNQFVLGLQALTQLGEGAVYVCKAEGASVAGEEVKGVTMAEFAGPHPAGLAGTHIHYLDPVGPTKTVWYIGYQDVIAIGALFQTGQLDVRRVISLAGPKVKQPRLIETRLGACIDDLVADAVVGDCKVRLISGSVLCGHNAAAPHNYLGRYHQQVSVIEEGDHREFLGWQKPGFDKYSVTRVFASALNPSQKFAFTTSTGGSERAMVPLGTYEKVMPMDMLPTQLLRSLIVRDTDAAQSLGALELEEEDVALCTFVCPGKYEYGSLLRQNLTTIEREG is encoded by the coding sequence ATGCCTGCATCCCCACGCCGCACGGTCATCAAACAGGGTCTCGATCTGCCTATTCTCGGTTGTCCCGAGCAACGTGTTGAGGTCGGTCCGTTGGTCCGCAGCGTAGCGCTGTTGGGTAACGATTACGTGGGTATGAAGCCAACGATGCTCGTTGCTCCGGGCGACCGGGTCGCCCTAGGGCAGCCGCTTTTCGAAGATAAGAAGACGCCGGGCGTCATCTACACGTCCCCTGGAGCGGGTACCGTCGGCGACGTGATTCGGGGTGCCAAGCGAAAGTTCGAGGCGGTCACGATCCAGCTCGATGGCGACGACGCTGTGACGTTCGAAGACGCTCGCGAGAAAGATCCTGTGTCCCTCGGTGGCGAGGGCGTGCAGTCCGTATTGGTTGCGAGCGGACTATGGCCCGCATTACGAACACGCCCCTTCGGCAAGGTTCCCGAGATTGGATCCAAGCCCAGCTCGATTTTTGTGACGGCGATCGATACCAATCCGCTGGCGGGCGATCCAGCGGTGGTGTTGAGTGAGCGAAAGAATCAGTTTGTGCTTGGTCTGCAGGCATTGACCCAGCTCGGCGAGGGTGCCGTGTATGTCTGTAAGGCCGAGGGAGCCTCGGTCGCCGGTGAAGAGGTCAAGGGTGTCACCATGGCCGAGTTCGCCGGGCCGCACCCGGCCGGGTTGGCGGGGACTCATATTCATTATCTCGATCCAGTAGGTCCGACTAAAACAGTTTGGTACATCGGCTACCAGGATGTCATTGCCATCGGCGCCTTGTTTCAGACGGGCCAGCTCGATGTCCGCCGCGTCATTTCATTGGCCGGCCCTAAAGTCAAACAGCCGCGTTTGATCGAGACACGACTCGGGGCTTGTATTGACGATCTTGTTGCCGATGCGGTTGTCGGCGATTGCAAGGTGCGACTGATCTCGGGTTCCGTCTTGTGCGGTCACAATGCCGCGGCACCACACAATTACCTCGGCCGTTATCACCAGCAGGTATCGGTGATTGAAGAGGGTGACCATCGTGAATTCTTGGGCTGGCAAAAGCCCGGCTTTGACAAGTATTCCGTAACGCGGGTGTTCGCTTCGGCGCTCAATCCATCCCAGAAGTTCGCATTCACGACGTCCACCGGCGGCAGTGAGCGAGCGATGGTGCCGTTGGGAACCTATGAAAAAGTCATGCCGATGGACATGCTGCCCACCCAGCTCCTGCGGTCGCTGATCGTCCGCGATACCGATGCGGCCCAGTCGCTCGGAGCACTCGAACTTGAAGAAGAAGATGTGGCCCTGTGCACGTTCGTGTGCCCAGGTAAATACGAATACGGATCGCTGTTGCGACAGAACTTGACCACGATTGAACGTGAAGGCTAA